A genomic window from Salvia miltiorrhiza cultivar Shanhuang (shh) chromosome 5, IMPLAD_Smil_shh, whole genome shotgun sequence includes:
- the LOC130985379 gene encoding adenylate-forming reductase 03009-like produces the protein MKNTEKYGRFSSCRGVAFEIKPHADLFAIPAPVTNPPRNSGSRRSWVQWTTSFSRIVPSSDLLERSLSRSSSHFCDLDDDDDDEVETLADIEEGHDEGKPDQSPPPNLLLPRPFSRSDQPPPQSAAKKKSASSRLSVILLDQGLFTVYKRLFVVVLALNITGLVLAATGDFPYARNRAALFSIANIFALVLCRSEAVLRVVFWVAVNVLGYSWVPLRLKTMTTALLQSLGGIHSGCGISSVAWLIYALVLTLQDRDNTSPEIIGVASAILGLLCLSSLAAFPLVRHLHHNVFERTHRFAGWSALGLLWAFITLTISYDPLTKTYSSDLRSRLVKRQEFWFTIGITVLIIIPWLTVRRVPVRVSSPSGHAAIIKFHGGVKAGILGRISPSPLSEWHAFGIISDNKKEHMMLAGAVGDFTRSLVASPPRHLWVRQVHFAGLPYLTNMYSRVLLVATGSGICVFLSFLLQPCKADVCLLWVTKGVEQNFGKEIKEWISGHPKEKVIVHDTAVLGRPNVSQMSVDAAKKFGAEVVIVTSNPEGSRDVVDACKSAGIAAFGPIWDS, from the coding sequence ATGAAAAACACTGAAAAATATGGAAGGTTTTCAAGCTGCAGAGGCGTAGCTTTTGAAATAAAACCCCATGCCGACCTCTTCGCTATTCCTGCTCCGGTGACTAACCCGCCTCGCAACAGCGGCAGCCGCCGATCTTGGGTTCAGTGGACCACCAGCTTCAGTCGAATTGTTCCATCCTCCGACCTCTTGGAGAGGTCCCTCAGCAGGAGCAGCAGCCATTTCTGCGATCtcgacgacgacgacgatgacGAAGTCGAAACTCTTGCCGACATTGAAGAAGGCCATGATGAAGGTAAACCGGACCAATCTCCTCCACCAAATCTTCTTCTCCCACGACCCTTCTCTAGATCGGATCAGCCGCCGCCTCAATCCGCCGCCAAGAAGAAATCTGCATCTTCGCGGCTTTCAGTGATCCTTCTCGATCAAGGCTTGTTCACCGTTTACAAGCGCCTCTTTGTAGTTGTCTTGGCGTTGAATATCACAGGCTTGGTTCTCGCCGCCACCGGTGATTTCCCCTACGCCAGAAACCGCGCCGCCTTATTCTCCATCGCCAACATTTTCGCGCTGGTTTTGTGCCGCAGCGAGGCGGTTTTGAGGGTTGTTTTCTGGGTGGCGGTGAATGTTTTGGGTTACTCATGGGTTCCTCTGCGCCTCAAAACTATGACTACTGCTTTGCTTCAGTCTTTGGGTGGAATACACAGTGGGTGTGGGATTTCCTCCGTTGCATGGCTGATTTACGCTTTAGTCCTCACTCTCCAAGACAGGGACAACACTTCGCCCGAAATCATCGGCGTCGCCTCCGCCATTCTCGGCCTTCTCTGCCTCTCTTCCTTGGCGGCCTTCCCTCTGGTCCGCCACCTCCACCACAACGTCTTCGAGCGGACCCACCGCTTCGCCGGTTGGAGCGCTCTAGGCCTTCTGTGGGCTTTCATTACTCTCACCATTTCATAtgatcccttaaccaaaaccTACAGCAGCGATTTACGTTCAAGACTGGTAAAAAGGCAAGAATTCTGGTTCACTATCGGAATCACTGTTTTAATCATCATTCCCTGGTTAACCGTGAGGCGGGTCCCGGTCCGCGTCTCGTCTCCGTCGGGCCACGCCGCCATCATCAAGTTCCACGGCGGCGTCAAAGCCGGAATCCTCGGCAGAATCAGCCCGTCTCCGTTATCCGAATGGCACGCTTTCGGAATCATTTCAGACAACAAGAAAGAACACATGATGCTCGCCGGAGCAGTCGGCGACTTCACGAGATCCCTGGTGGCGAGCCCGCCGCGGCACCTGTGGGTCCGGCAAGTGCACTTTGCGGGTCTCCCGTATTTGACCAACATGTACAGTCGGGTCCTTTTGGTGGCGACCGGATCCGGAATCTGCGTATTCCTCTCGTTTCTGCTGCAGCCGTGCAAGGCCGACGTTTGCTTGCTGTGGGTGACCAAAGGCGTGGAGCAGAACTTCGGGAAAGAGATTAAGGAGTGGATTAGCGGCCACCCCAAGGAGAAGGTGATTGTTCACGACACCGCCGTGCTGGGCCGCCCCAACGTGTCGCAGATGAGCGTCGACGCCGCCAAGAAGTTTGGGGCGGAGGTGGTGATTGTCACCAGTAATCCTGAGGGGAGTAGAGACGTGGTTGATGCATGCAAGTCTGCTGGGATTGCTGCTTTTGGCCCTATTTGGGATTCTTGA